A window of the Arachis duranensis cultivar V14167 chromosome 5, aradu.V14167.gnm2.J7QH, whole genome shotgun sequence genome harbors these coding sequences:
- the LOC107488625 gene encoding protein NDR1-like, with translation MCDTEYKSFYLWLAEFIGFLGLLALCLWLALRPKEPTCSVTFVTIEQPSDQNGTIFYSLEFENQNKDSNIYYDDSTFLFLYGQRQDKVAETTLKSFHQGTSSKREESGTVHAKSELLKTLLSNAIKNATSELKVALRTRFHYKTWGIKSKFHGLNLATNLPIGGDGKLKFSEKKNKYKLKQCGTKKLVSSVKH, from the coding sequence ATGTGTGACACCGAGTACAAGAGTTTCTACTTATGGCTGGCAGAATTCATAGGCTTCTTAGGCCTACTTGCACTGTGCCTGTGGCTAGCCTTACGACCCAAAGAGCCAACATGCAGCGTCACCTTCGTAACCATAGAACAGCCCTCTGATCAAAACGGGACCATCTTTTACTCTCTTGAATTCGAGAACCAAAACAAGGACTCTAACATCTACTATGATGACtcaactttccttttcttgtatGGGCAGCGTCAAGACAAGGTGGCTGAGACAACCTTAAAATCATTTCATCAAGGGACTAGTAGCAAGCGCGAGGAATCTGGCACTGTCCACGCTAAATCTGAACTACTGAAAACTCTGCTCTCCAATGCAATAAAAAATGCCACCAGTGAGTTAAAGGTGGCTTTAAGGACGAGGTTTCACTACAAGACATGGGGAATCAAGAGCAAGTTTCATGGGTTAAACCTTGCTACTAATCTACCAATAGGTGGTGATGGGAAGCTTAAGTTTTCGGAGAAGAAAAACAAGTACAAACTCAAACAGTGTGGTACCAAGAAATTGGTCAGCTCGGTAAAGCACTGA